A portion of the Candidatus Angelobacter sp. genome contains these proteins:
- a CDS encoding M20 family metallopeptidase, protein MTSVKKLLCELIALPSVNPAFLPAGDPRAGEQRVADFLAATAARAGLEVEFQEVFPGRSNVLARLAPAGRTRQRVVLAPHLDTVGGESPELFQPREKGGRLHGRGACDTKGSVAAMLAALTGLTSSPQRPKQTEIVFAGLADEENGQGGSRALVAKGLRADLAIVGEPTRLHVVTAHKGDLWLQLETRGKAAHGSRPELGRNAVHEMARIVDLLETTYAAALRRREHPLLGHPTVSVGAIAGGSQPNIVPDRCRISIDRRTVPRETESGVRREIQALLKKHRLNARLLNIRNAPCPALETDPKRPLVQQFLESARQTRPAGVDYFCDAAVLAGGGVPAVVFGPGDIAQAHTADEWISLSELDAAAALLFSFLQSLP, encoded by the coding sequence ATGACCTCCGTCAAGAAACTTCTTTGCGAGTTGATCGCGCTGCCCAGCGTGAATCCCGCGTTTCTGCCGGCGGGCGACCCGCGCGCGGGCGAACAACGCGTTGCGGATTTTCTGGCCGCCACCGCGGCGCGCGCCGGGCTGGAGGTGGAGTTTCAGGAAGTGTTCCCCGGCCGCTCCAACGTGCTGGCCCGCCTCGCGCCCGCCGGAAGGACCCGTCAACGGGTTGTCCTCGCGCCACACCTGGACACTGTGGGCGGCGAATCGCCGGAACTTTTCCAACCGCGCGAAAAGGGCGGACGGCTCCACGGCCGCGGCGCCTGTGACACGAAGGGCAGCGTTGCCGCCATGCTGGCGGCGTTGACCGGGCTCACAAGCTCGCCGCAACGGCCGAAACAAACCGAGATCGTCTTCGCCGGCCTCGCAGATGAGGAGAACGGGCAGGGCGGCTCGCGCGCGCTGGTCGCGAAAGGCCTCCGGGCCGATCTCGCCATCGTTGGCGAACCGACGCGGTTGCACGTGGTGACGGCGCACAAGGGCGATTTGTGGCTCCAACTGGAAACGCGCGGCAAAGCGGCGCACGGTTCGCGGCCCGAGCTGGGCCGGAACGCGGTGCATGAAATGGCCCGCATCGTTGATTTGCTGGAGACCACCTACGCCGCGGCGTTGCGCAGGCGCGAACATCCGCTGCTCGGTCACCCGACGGTCAGCGTCGGCGCGATCGCCGGCGGCTCGCAGCCGAATATTGTTCCGGACCGGTGCCGCATCAGCATCGACCGGCGCACGGTGCCGCGGGAAACAGAGTCCGGCGTGCGGCGCGAGATTCAGGCGCTGCTCAAAAAACACCGGCTCAACGCCAGGCTCCTTAACATCCGCAACGCGCCGTGTCCGGCCCTGGAAACGGACCCGAAACGGCCGCTGGTGCAGCAGTTCCTCGAGAGCGCCCGTCAGACGCGGCCCGCCGGCGTTGACTACTTCTGCGACGCGGCGGTGCTGGCCGGCGGCGGCGTTCCAGCCGTGGTCTTCGGCCCCGGCGACATTGCGCAGGCGCACACGGCGGACGAATGGATTTCGCTGAGCGAACTGGACGCGGCCGCCGCCCTGCTGTTTTCCTTCCTTCAGTCACTGCCATGA